Within the Chlamydiota bacterium genome, the region AATAATGCCGTTTGAAATTAAGTATTGAAGGCCGTTAACAAACTCTAGATCGGAGATCAAGTCTTGTGACCACCATTCGGCGTTATTTTTTACCCAACCTGGGATCTCACCACTTGATTCAGAGGAAGCCTCTGTTAATGGAATTATAATGTACTTGTTTTGAATCATATATTCAAGTCCTTTTGCAAAGTCTTGGTCTGTAATTAGCCCACCTGCCCACCATTCTGCGTTATTTTTAATCCAACTTGGTAAAACTATCTTTGGGCTTGATGGAATTAATTTCTCAATTTCAGAAATTTCTTCTATTGTGATCTCCTTTGAGATATCTTCAATCACCTCATGCTCCTCAATTGCTTCTTTGGCAATATAACGAAAACGGGTAATGATTTTTTCCGTTTGCATTTGCGCTTTTTCAATGCGTTTTGAAATTTCCACCTCTTCTTCACGTGTGAGTAGAGGAACAGAACCCATTTCTTTGAGATACATGCGCACAGGATCATCGGAAGAACCATCGGATTTTTTATGGATGGTCTCCAATTCCTTGGCTTCTTTTCGGCGTTCTTTTTGTTTTTCGACTTCCAGCTGATTGAGGATTTGAATATCTAGGCCAATCAAGTAAATCAAGACACTATCGATTTCTTCAGGAGAATCGAAATTCATGGGCAAGATTTCATTGATCTCTTCGTAGGTAATATGTCCCTGTTCTTTTGCAAGCTGAACAAGTTCTTCAATTTTTTGCTGATGCTGAGGATGAAAAGGGGCATTTTGGGATGTTGTCATTGTATGCTAGTGTAAAACATATAAGATCAAAAAGAAAGGATTCCCTTTCTTTTTGATACATTTTTTTTCAAAAAAAAATTATTCTTGTGGGCTTTGAGTGTCAACAAGCTGTTTTTCTAAATCGTCTATTTTTTTCTGATATTCAGCAAGTTGTTCATCAAATTCTTCCTGCAGGGCCACACGTTGCTCTTCAGATAGCTCTGCAAAAATTTTATTTAATGAAACCTTTTTCTCTGTTTCTTTTTCAATTTCATTTAAAATTCTTTCTGTAGATGGAGGTTCTGAAGAGTCTTCTTCAGAAAACCCAAAATTAAAACTTGCAAACAGTAAACTTAACATTAATGTTTTTTTCAGCATAAACAACCCCTTGTGAGTTTTAGTATATAACTAATGTTACACAATAAATTTTACTTAAGAAGGAAGCGAAAGGGGCAATACGTAGTAGATTGTTCCTTGCAGCCCTTCTATAAGTGAGAGTTATTGTGTAACATTAGTATACAATTTAAGTGAACTTCTTTTTTTTATGCAACCTTCATCTTCTTTATTCTTCTTGTGAATCTGGAGTTTCACTTAGCTGCTCTGTAAGAGTATCGAGATCTTTTTGGGTTTGAGCAATTTCTTCTTGGAAATGCTCTTCAATAGATGCGCGTTGCTCATCAGAAAGTTCGTTAAATAATGTATTTAATGATTCCTGTTGTGTTTGGAGTTTTTCCATTTCTTTAAGAGTATCTTCTTGCTCAGTACAAAACCCTAGACTTATACTCAAGCCCCCCTAAAATCCAGGTTTTTTTTGACATATGGCCTCTTTGGTTGATGTTTGACATCTAATTTACTGACCTTACGCACCACCTTCCATTTATACGAGGGCTGCAAGGAACAATCTACAGCATAGCGCCCCTCGTTCAACTCTCATGGAGTTGAACTTCTGGGACTCTACTTGTATCTTGTCCCTTTCGCTCCTCCTCTAAACGAAATTTACTGCGTAACATCAGTAATTTATGTAACCGTTTTTTTTTATGCAACATCCATTTCTTTTTCTTTAAAAGCTGTTTTTGGATATAAAACCCCTGAACACACACATAAACCAAAAGCCATCCACAACACAGGTGAGGGCCCTAAAAAATAGGCTAAATTTAATCCCAAAGCAGGAGCAAACAGACCTCTAAAACCGACCATCACCAGATTGATAGAGCTAAATAGCGCGCTATTTTTTCCTCCAGAATAATAAGGGCCGGATAGATGCCAGATCATATGGATTGCCGATTGCGCCACACCCTTTGTAAAATAGGCAATGTAAAGGAAAACAAGACCCAAATGCGCACCTTGAATGAGCAGCAAAAAGCCAGCAAAGAGTAAAAAGATGATTGTTGAGAGCTTCTCCATGGAGATTTTGCTCATATATTTTCCCCAATAACGCGAGGAGACTAAGGATCCAAAACCTTTGCAGACAGCAGTCAAAAGTGCAATGTTGACGTAGTTGAGTTTGAGGACATTGACAAGATAGAGCATCATGACGGGGTGAATGAGCATCATGGCGATTCCAAAAACCATGAACCGTACTTGAAATTGACGAAATGGGGCCTCTGTTTTTAAAATATGACCCATCTGTTTGGGGGGATCGAGCAATTTAAAGGGTTTTTTTTCAAAGGCGTTTTTAGGCACCTCGATTTGCATTTGAAAAGGAATGGCTAAGAGTCCAATGAGCGCAGAAAAGAAAAAGGCGCTTTTCCAAAGAGATCCAAGATAGGGATTGATACAAAGTGTTAAAATAAGAGCGATAAAATAGGCCCAAAAAGAACCGATGGAAAAGATTTTGTTGCGGTTTGTTGGATCTAATTTGAGGCGTAAAATTTCACTCCATGCAGGACTTGTGCCTTTTGTAAACAATACGTAATTGGCAGCGACCACAATGATTAACCACGGATTGGGAAAAAAAGGAACTAAAAGCCATAAGATACGCGCGAAGATGCCACCATATTTAATGACACGCAATATTTTAGAAGAGTCTTTTGTTGCAAAATAACTCCAATACATGGCGACAAATGTCACGACAGGATGCAGTGTGGTAAGGAGGATAAGTTGCAAAGTTGTTGCATGTAGCTCTTTGATAAAAATGGGCACGAGCAGAGCATAAAAAAAGACGAGCGGTTCTGAAAAAATTTCAGAGAAGATGACTGCGCGTTTTGTTTTTTTACAAATTTCCATAACGAGGCTATTATACCACACAAGAACTTTATAGAGGAGAGGCCATGCAGCTTGTGGCATTGGATGAAAATCAAAATTTGATACAAGCTTTTGAAGCTAAATCAAAAAAAGATTATCACTGTCCGCACTGTCAAAGAATACTAAGGCTAAAAAAAGGCTTTAAAAAACAGGTGCATTTTTTTCACTTAAGTAAAAGTGATTGCTTGATGGAAGGAAAATCTTTAACGCACATTTCCATCCAGCAAAAATTACAAAAACTCTTTGACGCAGCTGAACTGGAAAAACCCTTTGTGTCCATTGGGCGCATTGCTGATGTGTGCGTAGAGGATAGCAAGTTGATTTTTGAAGTGCAGTGTTCCGCGATTTCGGAGCAAGAAATTAAGCAGCGTACCTCAGATTACCAAAGTTTAGGATATCAAGTGATTTGGATCTTTCATCTCAAGTTATTTAGAAAAAATCGTGTCCCATTTCCTTTTTACTTTACGGATATAGACGAGAGGGAAAAGGGGTCTTTTTTTGATTTTTTTGAGACGCAATGGTTTGAGGTGGATTTTTCAAGAAAATTCATGACGATCGAGTCGATCCCATCACTTCAAATCCCTAAAAATACCATCTATTTTTATCAAGATCGTATCTTTCGTTTTTTGGATGAGTCTCTGCACCTCCATGTGCAAAAATCAAAACTTCAACACTTGTTGCGGTTTTTTTTGTTCAAACGTCTTCAAAAAAGTTTGGATACGTGAGCGATTTTTAAAAGGCTTGAAAAAAATGGGGGGCATTTTGGAATGAAAAAACATTTTTTTATGTGTGGATGGATGAGTAAGTTGTAATTCTAGAGCATGGAGTCCTAGGCGTTTTAAAGGATCTGAATGAGTGCCATATTTTTTGTCTCCGACAATAGGTGTGTGGTTGGCAGCAGCCTGAACTCTAATTTGGTTTTTTTTCCCTGTTTT harbors:
- the rpoD gene encoding RNA polymerase sigma factor RpoD codes for the protein MTTSQNAPFHPQHQQKIEELVQLAKEQGHITYEEINEILPMNFDSPEEIDSVLIYLIGLDIQILNQLEVEKQKERRKEAKELETIHKKSDGSSDDPVRMYLKEMGSVPLLTREEEVEISKRIEKAQMQTEKIITRFRYIAKEAIEEHEVIEDISKEITIEEISEIEKLIPSSPKIVLPSWIKNNAEWWAGGLITDQDFAKGLEYMIQNKYIIIPLTEASSESSGEIPGWVKNNAEWWSQDLISDLEFVNGLQYLISNGIIQVA